In the uncultured Flavobacterium sp. genome, TATCATCTTTTCTGGCATTCAACTTATCATATTTCTGCATTTCTGCAGGAGTAGTTCCTAAAGATGATATTTCATCAGCTAAATCTTTTTTTATTTGTAACTTCAAGTAAGCCATATTAATATAAGCATCAACATAATTAGGATTCAATTCTAAAACATAATTATAGGTTGCTTCTGCTTTGACGTAATCCTTTCTTTCGAGATAAGAATATGCTAAATTATTATTGACTTCTATTTTTTTAGAAGGAACTGACTCCGTTCTGGGTTTTTCGTATAATCCTTGCTGAATGGCTGATTCTCTTGCTTTTGGCGAAACAAAAACATCTTCTTCTTTTGTTTTCTTGTTTGTGGCATAATACAAAACTCCCTGTCCGGAAAAATTAATCTTTTTTAAAGCTTCATAATATTTAACTGCCGAGTTGAAATCTTTGGCATTTACAGATGAAGATGCTGCATTGTACAAGTTTAGCGTATCTTTTTTATCAAACAAATAAACTTTATAACTTTTCTCTGCACTTTCTTTGAATTTACCTGCATTAAAATCAGCCATTGCGCCATTAACAAGACTGGATTTCATTTCTTTTAAAGCCATATTGGCTTTGACGGTAAATTTAAATTTACCTGACTCGTTTTCGTACAAAAATACGTCCTGATAAGACTGTGATGCCAACGTAAAATTATTAGCTGCATCTATATCTTTTACAGCTAAATCTTTTAATACATTTCCTTTTAAGAAATAAAAATCAGATTTATCTTCATCAGATGCATTAAGAATAAGGTATTCTGTTTTATTTAAAATCTCTAAGGATTCCTGGCTTTTTCCTTTATCAAATAAAGTTTGAGCCTCTTTTATCTGGTCTTTTTGAGCAAATGCTCCGATACTCATCAATAGTAGGCATGATAGTACTTTAAGGTTCTTTTTCATTTTTTTGGTTTTGTTAGTTGATTAAATAGATTGTGGAACAAATAATATTTAAAATATAGAACAAAATCTCTCTCTCTTTGCCTAAAAATAAATACTTAGTATAAAAACACTATTTGGTCTTCATACTTTTTACGTAACATCATCACGCACAACAAACAAAACAAAATAAAGTAGTGTAATTTTTCTTCATAGACGATTTGGTTATTTTGGTTAAACTTTTATTTTTGATTTCAATACTGGTAAATTCTTGTATATTTTGATTTTTTAATACGAAAAATTCCTTAATTAAGTAATTTACTTGAATAAAAAATTATTTTTTAACCAAAATAGAATTTATTATTGAATAAATAAACAAAATGTGAACAAAATATTAAAATTTAACATACATAAAATAAAAGGAGAACTCAATCATCAAATTTCCAAAGTATTAGAGTACTATATTTTGTTGCATCAAAAACCAACAAAACATAGCGCTTTAGAGGCAATACGCCCAACGAATAAAACTTAAGATTAACACATAAAAAAACTCACTACCTGTATTTGCATACAAATAGTGAGCTTTCAACCAAAACGACCATTTGGTTTTTCTTTCGAAATAAACATCCGACCTAAATAGTGGGCTGCTTAGTTAGCTATAATTTCAAAACTCTTGTCTTCAATTTTCACAATTGTTAACGCTTGTGAGTAATTAAGCAAAAAAGAAATAACTTCTTTCTTCGGTTTTAAATTTTTAGAAGCTAATGCCTTTTTCGAGTAAATTTTCGCCATACCATCAAAATGTTTTATAATAGTATAACGGGCTAATACTCAAAATAGTATTAGTTGGTCAAAATAATTTGATGTTTATCGATTATTTTTCTCAAATTCATTAGCGCATAACGCATTCTTCCTAATGCTGTATTGATGCTCACATCTGTCAGTTCTGAGATTTCTTTAAAACTCATGTCCTGATACATGCGCATCACCAATACCTCTTTTTGATCCTCTGGTAACTCTTCGATTAGTCTTTTTAAGTCGATTTCGACCTGATCTACAATCATTTTACCTTCGATAGTTAGAGAATCATCAGACATTATAGAAAAAATCGAAAACTCTTCGGTTTCTCTATACATTGGCATTTTTTTTGTCTTGCGAAAGTGATCTACAATTAAATTATGTGAAATACGCATCACCCAAGGCAAAAATTTCCCCTCTTCATTATAAGAATTACTTTTTAAGGTTTTGATTACCTTAATGAAAGTATCTTGAAAAATATCATTTGAAATATCTCTATCAGAAATCTTAGAATATATAAATCCATATATCTTAGATTCGTGTCTTTTTATTAATGTACCAAGAGCAGATTCATTGCCTTCGACATAATTTTTTACTAATAGAGCGTCTGGAATATGCAGATCAGCCATAATACTACTTTTTTTAGTTCTGTTTTAAAATCTTGGAGTAATTTTTCTAAAAAGTAGTTTTATTGTATAGGCGTATCTTTTTTGAGTTATGTTAATATTTTGACCAAATTTAACAAATAATTGTTTTAAAAAGCAAATAAAAGAAGCATTAATTAATAAGAAACTATTAAGTTTTATAAAATAAACTTTACCGCCACTTGAAAGGCTCTTAAAACGCTCTGAATTTCAAGTATTTCGAGCCTTAAAAAAACAGACATAAATAACTTACAATTAAACATTTAGGTCATTTACATCTGTTATAAATTACAACTTTTTAAACTATTGTTTACTTATTGATAAACACGTACATAGTCTATATAAAACTTTTGAGGGAGTATATTATCATCGACTTCAGGGCCTCCAAAATTTCCTCCTATGGCTAAATTTAGTACAATATAAAATGGTTTATCAAATGGCCATGTATCTTCGTTTTTAACTTGAGGATTGAAAGTATAAACTACTGTTTTATCCACAAAAAAATCAATTTTTTCTTTTGTCCATTCAATAGCATATACATGATATCCTTCTTCTATATTAGGAAAGACCGTTTTTTTGGTATTAACTGAATTTCCGTGACTGTCTTGTGTGTGCAAGGTTGTATATACCATATGCGGATCGCGGCCAATATATTCCAGAATATCTATTTCTCCTGTTTTGGGCCATTTTACGGTATCAATATTGGCGCCTAACATCCAGAAGGCCGGCCATAAACCATGACCAATTGGTAATTTTGCTCTGGCTTCTATTCGGCCATATAAAAATTCTTTCTTTCCTTTTGTGGTTATTTTTGTAGAGGTGTATTTATTTCCTTCTTTTCGGGCTTCGATAATTAAATTTCCATCTTTAAATTCGTGATTTGTTTTGGTATAAATCTGTCTTTCGTTGTTTCCGAAACCACAAAGATCAGGGCAACCGTCTCCTACTTCAAAATTCCATACAGATTCGTTTACTTCCTTTTTATTAAAATTTTCTTCCCAGACAAGTTTTCGTTTTACTTCCTGGGCAAAACCAAAACTGGTGATCATTAACAATACAATTACTTTTTGCATACTTTGATTTTTAAATTGCTAAAATTAAGAAGGCCAGCCTTAAACTGACCTTCTTACTTCATTCTTACTAATTAATTTGTATTCTATTGATATACTCTCACATAATCAATTTCCATTGAAGATTGTGCAAAAGCGGGATCAATATTACCGCCCAGATTACCTCCCATCGCAACATTTAGAATTAAGAAAAAATCACTATTAAATGGAAGAGAACCGTCATTAGGAACTGAATGAATCAGCTCATCATCTACAAAAATTTTGACTGATGATGGACTCCAAATTGTTTTATAAACATGAAATTCTGTTGAAACATTTGCTATTGTTTTAGAACCTGTATTGCCATTTCCGCCTGAATGTCCAGGATAATGAAGGGTAGCTAAAATTACATTCTGGTTATTACCTACGTGCTCCATCATATCTATCTCTCCGCAAGCCGGCCATGGTTTTGTAGCATAATTTTGCCCCAGCATCCAGAGTGCCGGCCAGGTTCCTGCTCCTATTGGAAGTTTAGCTTTTATTTCGACTTTTCCGTAAGTGAATGAAAATTTACCATCAGTTTTTAATCGTGCCGAAGAATAATCTGCTCCGCCCGAAGCTTCTTTCTTAGCCGTGATTTTCAAATTTCCGCCTTGAACTATTACATTTGTTGCTGAGTTGGTATAATTCTGTTTTTCATTATTGCCCCAGCCATTATCTCCTTTTCCTAAATCATAACCCCATTTTGTTGCATCTGGTGCTCCATCTGTATTGAATTCATCAGACCAAACGAGCTTTGTATAATCTGTTACCGGATTTTGAGTTGGTTTTGTCGTGGTAAAAATATGATACCACGCCAAGCCCGGATTTCCGCCCATAACAGCTCTAACAACCATTCTGTTTGCTGTAATTGACAAGATTTCGTATGAACTCTGACCAATATAATACCCCATAAATCCTCCATCAGAGAAGTTTAACATTGTTCCTCTGGTTTGTGTTACATGATCCGGATTTTTGGACACAAAGGATTCTGATGGACTTAATGAAACGGTTTTAACTCCGCTTGCATCATAGGCTAAACAAGCATCATCTGGCCCGCTGCCACCTCCTACGCTTTTGAATGCGGCATTAAAGAAGGTTGATCCTCCATTGTTTAACTGATATTTCAATTGTCCTCCGTCAAGAGAGAATGTCAGTACATTTTCGTATAAACAACTGCTTGTTGGTGATCCTGCTTTTTCAAAAGCTCCTGCCGCATAATAGTTTGGATAGAAATTTTTAGCAGCGTCGGCATCATTTTGTCCTACTCCTAAATGTCCGGGTTCTGAGGCTGACCAATACCATTTTTTAGAAGTTCCCGCTGTTAAGAACTGAACGGCTTCGTCATCGCTAAAATTACTTAATACAGTAACGTCTAATGTTGTATTTGTAGCTACACCGGCTTTTCCTGTTGCAATAATAGTAACGGTATAAGTGTTTACTCCTGTTTTGGTAAAACGTTTGGTAAACGCGCCGCTTGGAGCATTTTCTGAAGTTCCGTCGCTAAATACATATTTATACGAAATAGCATTATTGGCGGTTGCAACCAGCTTTACCATTCCTGAACCGTCTCCGTTTGGAGCATTGGCAGTTTTCCCTACAATTTCGGCTGTTACTTTAAGATTTGAAGGTGCTGACAAATTACCAAATGCATAATCATCTTTCTGGCAACTTACTGCCAGAAATAATGACAGTAATGCTATTATATTTATAATTATTCTTTTACTCATGATTTCGTGTTTTTAGTTGGATTGTTTTATGTCATCAAAATAATAGGTTTTCCCTGTGCCGTTAACCCCAAAGTCAAAGAACACAACTACACGTTGAAATTGATTGGCTGTTGTAGCTCCATTAAAATCAAAAGTCAGCTCTTCCCATCCGTTTGCAACGGTCGAAGTGGCATCTACTTCTTTATTGATTGAACTATCAGACATATTTTCGAACTTCATTTTAACGACAATTCCTGCCTGAGGTGACCATACTTTCATTTTCATCTTTTTGAAAGTTGAAAAATTAAGCGGGCTTGCTAATTCAATAAATGATCCGGCCCAAACTTCAGAACCATTTCCTTTTGTTAAAGCACCTACTTTTGCAGATGTATTAATTCCTGTTTTATCCGGATTATTTGCTAATACTGAATTTGCTCCGCCAAAACTGGTAAATTGATAAGTCAATACTGAAGATTCAAAAGTCAATGGTAATTTTATCGTTTCAACACCCGAAGTCAATTCAATATCATCAAAATAATAGTCAGCTCCGGTACCGTTATTTCCAAAATCAAAGAAAACCACAAGCCTTTGATAATTCTTAGCATTATCAACTGCAGAGAAATCAAAAGTTAAATCTTCCCAACCATTAGCGATTGTATTAGTCACATCAACTTCTGTGTTAATATCCGGATTTGCTAAGTTTTCTAATTTCATTTTAACCACAATTCCTGCTTTTGGTGACCATGCTTTAAGTTTGATTTTTTTCAATGTCGAAAAATCAATTGGCACTCCTAATTCTATAAAAGAACCTGCCCAAACTTCTGAGCCTGCACTTTTAGTTAATTTAGCCACTTTTGCACTTGGATTATCGCTATTTATACTTGGATTATTGGCTACAGCTGTATTTGCTCCTCCAAAATTGGTAAAGGCATAATTAAGTGTTGCCGATTCAAAATCTACGGGTAATAAAACAGGATTAGATATTGTAATTGTTTCTTCGTAAGTTGTCGTGGCCGCACCTCCGCTCAACGCTACTACTTTTACTTTGTATACGCCTACATTGGCATAGGTGTGTTTAATAGTTTCACCTTCCATGAAATCTGTCGGGATTTCGTTTGGAGTTTCTCCAAAATATACCCTAAAATAAGTTTCTAAATTTGCTTTTGCCGAAACTGAAGCTGACATATTATCTCCAATTACATGCGCTAAAGTCACTTGCAAATTAGTTGGTGCTAAAAACGAAACGGTTACTTCCTGATTTACTTCGGTTATTTTTCCGTTGATTCCCATTGCTTTTATTTTGGCATGGTAAACTCCTTCTTTATAGGTATGTGTTACGGTTCCTCCAGATCCAAAATAATCAGATTCAGGACTTCCGTCGCCATAATTTATCTTGTATTGCGTAACACCTTCGCCTTTAGGCAAAAAAGTAACTTTACCTGTGTTATCCTGCGTTACGGTGGTCAAAGCAGATACGCCAGACGGCGCACTCACGCTGTCTAAATCAATATTGCTATTATTATCATTTGAACAACTCAGAAGTATTGTTAAAACGAAAAGACTTATAATAAAATGTAATTTTTTCATAATACTGTTTTTTTAATATCCAGGGTTTTGTTTCCAATTTCCGTTCGCAAATTGAATTTCTTCAATTGGAAGTGGAAATAACTCATTTTTATTTGCTGTAAAACCTGTTATTTTCCCAACTGCTTTTCCAGTTCTTACCAAATCAAAGAAACGGTGTCCTTCTCCAAAAAGCTCTACTCTTCTTTCTGCCCAAATAAAATCAGTAAGAGCTGCTCCTGAAGCTGATATATCATGATTATTATCTCCAAAAGCGCGTCTTCTCACTTGGTTTAAGTACGTTCTTGCTTTTGTATCGTCGATTCCGCCACGATTGTATGCTTCTGCTGCCATTAATAAAACATCGGCATAACGTATCGCTCTGTAATTGTTTGGATTTGTCAAGTTCAAATCTCCCTGGGCTTCTGAGCTTCTTTTTCTTGGCAAATATTTTCTGTTAAAGAAACCCGTGTCTTCATTTCCTTTTCCAAATGAAACTCCTTTTCCTCCATCATAATTTGTATTTGCTGCTGCAAAGGCTGCAATGTCTAATATGGCAACATCTTTACGTTTATCACCCACTTCAAAAG is a window encoding:
- a CDS encoding tetratricopeptide repeat protein; translation: MKKNLKVLSCLLLMSIGAFAQKDQIKEAQTLFDKGKSQESLEILNKTEYLILNASDEDKSDFYFLKGNVLKDLAVKDIDAANNFTLASQSYQDVFLYENESGKFKFTVKANMALKEMKSSLVNGAMADFNAGKFKESAEKSYKVYLFDKKDTLNLYNAASSSVNAKDFNSAVKYYEALKKINFSGQGVLYYATNKKTKEEDVFVSPKARESAIQQGLYEKPRTESVPSKKIEVNNNLAYSYLERKDYVKAEATYNYVLELNPNYVDAYINMAYLKLQIKKDLADEISSLGTTPAEMQKYDKLNARKDDIARSAIPYLKKVLTIEPKNPDATKTLLGVYRSLDMTNEYNALKSSM
- a CDS encoding sigma-70 family RNA polymerase sigma factor; protein product: MADLHIPDALLVKNYVEGNESALGTLIKRHESKIYGFIYSKISDRDISNDIFQDTFIKVIKTLKSNSYNEEGKFLPWVMRISHNLIVDHFRKTKKMPMYRETEEFSIFSIMSDDSLTIEGKMIVDQVEIDLKRLIEELPEDQKEVLVMRMYQDMSFKEISELTDVSINTALGRMRYALMNLRKIIDKHQIILTN
- a CDS encoding glycoside hydrolase family 16 protein, which codes for MQKVIVLLMITSFGFAQEVKRKLVWEENFNKKEVNESVWNFEVGDGCPDLCGFGNNERQIYTKTNHEFKDGNLIIEARKEGNKYTSTKITTKGKKEFLYGRIEARAKLPIGHGLWPAFWMLGANIDTVKWPKTGEIDILEYIGRDPHMVYTTLHTQDSHGNSVNTKKTVFPNIEEGYHVYAIEWTKEKIDFFVDKTVVYTFNPQVKNEDTWPFDKPFYIVLNLAIGGNFGGPEVDDNILPQKFYIDYVRVYQ
- a CDS encoding glycoside hydrolase family 16 protein, encoding MSKRIIINIIALLSLFLAVSCQKDDYAFGNLSAPSNLKVTAEIVGKTANAPNGDGSGMVKLVATANNAISYKYVFSDGTSENAPSGAFTKRFTKTGVNTYTVTIIATGKAGVATNTTLDVTVLSNFSDDEAVQFLTAGTSKKWYWSASEPGHLGVGQNDADAAKNFYPNYYAAGAFEKAGSPTSSCLYENVLTFSLDGGQLKYQLNNGGSTFFNAAFKSVGGGSGPDDACLAYDASGVKTVSLSPSESFVSKNPDHVTQTRGTMLNFSDGGFMGYYIGQSSYEILSITANRMVVRAVMGGNPGLAWYHIFTTTKPTQNPVTDYTKLVWSDEFNTDGAPDATKWGYDLGKGDNGWGNNEKQNYTNSATNVIVQGGNLKITAKKEASGGADYSSARLKTDGKFSFTYGKVEIKAKLPIGAGTWPALWMLGQNYATKPWPACGEIDMMEHVGNNQNVILATLHYPGHSGGNGNTGSKTIANVSTEFHVYKTIWSPSSVKIFVDDELIHSVPNDGSLPFNSDFFLILNVAMGGNLGGNIDPAFAQSSMEIDYVRVYQ